The uncultured Methanomethylovorans sp. genome contains a region encoding:
- the asd gene encoding aspartate-semialdehyde dehydrogenase gives MAEPIRAGILGATGAVGQRFIQALADHPWFEITSLAASDKSAGKKYTNAANWRLDVKLPDNIADMEIVPVDPYKVDADIVFSALPANLATTVEADFAKKGFAVASNAAAHRMEKDVPLVVPEVNADHLGLIEVQQDNRGWDGYIITNPNCSTIMLVATLKPLMKFGIQNVTVATMQAISGAGYDGVPSMAILDNVVPYIGGEEEKMETEPLKLLGEFNGSEIVNADFKMSAACNRVPVMDGHTECVWVSMRDNPTPAQVRQEFLNFNPHLGDLPTEPEKVLIVRDEPDRPQPRLDRNMGKGMSISVGRIREGIRYVLMGHNTVRGAAGASVLNAELLHKQGKL, from the coding sequence ATGGCAGAACCGATCAGAGCTGGAATATTGGGTGCTACAGGAGCTGTAGGGCAGAGGTTCATTCAAGCACTTGCCGACCATCCATGGTTTGAAATTACGTCCCTCGCTGCATCCGATAAAAGTGCAGGGAAGAAATACACAAATGCAGCTAACTGGAGGTTGGATGTGAAGCTTCCAGACAACATTGCAGATATGGAAATAGTGCCTGTAGATCCTTATAAAGTTGATGCTGATATTGTTTTCTCTGCATTGCCTGCAAACCTTGCAACTACTGTGGAAGCAGATTTTGCCAAAAAGGGTTTTGCTGTGGCGAGCAATGCTGCTGCTCATCGTATGGAGAAGGATGTGCCTTTAGTAGTTCCTGAGGTCAATGCAGATCATCTTGGGCTAATTGAAGTACAGCAGGATAACAGAGGATGGGATGGGTATATCATTACAAATCCAAACTGTTCTACGATCATGCTGGTAGCTACACTGAAACCTCTCATGAAGTTTGGTATCCAGAATGTAACCGTAGCCACAATGCAAGCTATCTCTGGTGCAGGTTATGATGGTGTACCGTCAATGGCTATTCTTGATAACGTGGTACCATATATAGGTGGAGAAGAGGAAAAAATGGAAACAGAACCCCTCAAATTATTGGGTGAGTTCAACGGATCTGAGATCGTAAATGCTGATTTCAAAATGAGTGCCGCTTGTAACAGGGTTCCTGTAATGGACGGTCACACTGAGTGTGTATGGGTCTCCATGAGGGACAACCCCACTCCTGCACAGGTAAGGCAGGAGTTCCTCAACTTTAACCCTCATTTGGGAGACTTACCAACTGAGCCTGAGAAGGTACTTATTGTAAGGGATGAGCCTGATAGGCCACAACCCCGCCTTGACCGTAATATGGGCAAAGGAATGAGTATCAGCGTAGGACGCATAAGGGAAGGTATACGCTACGTTCTTATGGGGCATAATACTGTTCGTGGAGCAGCTGGTGCCAGTGTGCTCAACGCTGAACTCCTGCATAAGCAGGGCAAGCTCTGA
- a CDS encoding 4Fe-4S binding protein, which produces MVAVINVNECVGCGTCLDECPAEAISLNGENIAVVDANECLDCGACVDVCPTSAISME; this is translated from the coding sequence ATGGTAGCAGTAATCAATGTCAATGAATGCGTAGGCTGTGGAACATGTCTTGATGAGTGCCCTGCAGAGGCAATCTCACTAAATGGCGAGAACATTGCGGTAGTTGATGCTAATGAGTGTCTGGACTGCGGTGCATGTGTTGATGTGTGCCCAACCAGTGCTATATCAATGGAATAA
- a CDS encoding peptidylprolyl isomerase: MKKAIIETEKGNIVLELFEKDAPKTVANFEKLIKQGFYDGLTFHRVIPNFVIQGGCPKGNGTGGPGYTIKCETKGNPRKHGKGAISMAHAGKDTGGSQFFITHSPQPHLDGVHTVFGQVIEGMEVVNKIKPKDVMKKVTIIEE; the protein is encoded by the coding sequence ATGAAGAAAGCTATTATTGAGACCGAGAAAGGTAACATTGTTCTGGAATTGTTTGAAAAGGATGCGCCTAAAACTGTAGCAAACTTTGAAAAACTCATTAAACAGGGATTTTACGATGGACTGACATTTCACAGAGTCATCCCTAACTTTGTAATCCAAGGTGGATGTCCAAAGGGAAATGGCACAGGAGGACCGGGATACACTATTAAGTGCGAAACAAAAGGCAATCCACGCAAACATGGAAAGGGAGCAATATCTATGGCGCATGCTGGTAAGGACACGGGCGGCAGCCAGTTCTTTATCACCCATTCACCCCAGCCTCATCTAGATGGAGTACATACAGTTTTTGGCCAGGTAATTGAGGGCATGGAGGTTGTCAATAAAATAAAACCAAAAGATGTGATGAAAAAGGTTACTATTATTGAAGAATGA
- a CDS encoding winged helix-turn-helix domain-containing protein/riboflavin kinase, with the protein MYAAEPLKILALLGAIGNLIKISSAEFAQYTTTSSKTAARLLKQLEDDKYIERQLVPGGQKIILTCDGINLLRKEYAEYQLIFCQDDAGIELHGKVIAGLGEGQYYIAQNGYMSQFSEKLGFQPFPGTLNIKLNEDSTAMRQRMECTLPVCIQGFNDGKRTFGSGKCYIIRINGIKSAVIIPERTHYPTNLLEIIAPVNLRETLHLKDGDEVNIVVEKTGKCEGLNDR; encoded by the coding sequence ATGTATGCTGCAGAACCTTTAAAAATATTGGCGCTACTTGGTGCTATTGGAAATCTTATAAAGATATCTTCTGCTGAGTTTGCGCAGTATACCACCACCAGTTCAAAAACAGCAGCAAGGTTACTCAAACAACTTGAAGATGACAAATATATAGAACGACAACTAGTTCCAGGTGGACAGAAAATAATACTTACTTGTGATGGCATAAATCTATTGCGTAAGGAATATGCCGAATATCAGCTCATTTTCTGCCAGGACGATGCTGGCATTGAACTGCATGGTAAGGTCATAGCAGGCCTGGGAGAAGGACAGTACTATATCGCACAGAATGGATATATGTCACAATTCTCCGAAAAACTGGGTTTTCAACCTTTTCCGGGAACTCTGAATATAAAACTAAATGAAGATAGTACTGCAATGCGCCAGCGAATGGAGTGCACACTGCCAGTATGTATACAGGGTTTCAATGATGGGAAGCGTACTTTCGGTTCCGGGAAGTGCTATATAATAAGAATTAATGGAATAAAGAGTGCAGTAATTATCCCGGAAAGAACACATTATCCAACCAATCTGCTGGAGATCATAGCTCCTGTAAACCTGCGGGAAACACTTCATTTAAAAGATGGAGATGAAGTGAACATAGTAGTGGAGAAAACAGGCAAATGCGAGGGATTAAATGATAGGTGA
- the ribB gene encoding 3,4-dihydroxy-2-butanone-4-phosphate synthase, with protein MIGEQRYTNNIVKAIDAIRQGKMFLLFDAEGREAETDLTILAQAVTPEDVKIMRKDGGGLICVALDPIACEYMDLPFMADVVRSAHECSSTLGTTVEKGGDLRYDSRSSFSIWVNHRNTRTGIPDNDRAITIKKLGDVVEKVLAGENVNFGSEFRTPGHVATLRAAKGLINERLGQTELSIALAKIADVTPAMVVCEMLDDNTGRALSKEDAKIYAEKHGMIFIEGSEVIEAYKIWASATSIPSEKEIYYNVH; from the coding sequence ATGATAGGTGAACAAAGATACACCAATAATATAGTAAAGGCCATAGATGCCATAAGGCAGGGTAAAATGTTTCTACTTTTTGATGCCGAAGGTAGAGAAGCCGAAACAGACCTTACTATCCTTGCTCAGGCTGTGACGCCTGAAGATGTAAAAATTATGCGCAAGGATGGTGGCGGGCTTATATGCGTGGCTCTAGACCCTATAGCCTGCGAATACATGGATTTACCTTTTATGGCAGACGTAGTCCGTTCCGCTCACGAGTGCAGCAGTACCCTTGGAACCACTGTAGAAAAGGGAGGAGACCTCCGGTATGATTCGCGTTCTTCTTTCTCGATTTGGGTAAATCATAGAAATACTCGCACCGGCATCCCGGACAATGATCGAGCCATTACCATAAAAAAGCTTGGAGATGTTGTCGAAAAAGTGCTTGCTGGAGAAAATGTGAACTTCGGTTCTGAATTCCGTACTCCTGGCCATGTTGCAACTCTTAGAGCAGCGAAAGGATTGATAAACGAGAGGCTGGGTCAGACTGAACTCTCTATTGCACTTGCCAAAATAGCCGATGTCACTCCGGCCATGGTGGTATGCGAGATGTTGGATGACAACACGGGAAGGGCCTTGTCCAAAGAAGATGCAAAAATCTATGCTGAAAAACACGGAATGATATTTATAGAAGGCTCAGAGGTTATAGAAGCATACAAGATCTGGGCCTCGGCCACATCAATCCCATCGGAAAAAGAGATATACTACAATGTACATTAG
- a CDS encoding fasciclin domain-containing protein, whose translation MAQLQNLIMTAETKRSFQTLLKAAKVLGLIDKYSNTGPFTIFAPVESAFDVIPEEVIEEAFGDTPYLMGIINYHIVEGKYMLKDLQKIDSLKTISGNDLKIKHDGGVVVDTASIIEPDIECSNGVIHAISDILIP comes from the coding sequence ATGGCACAGCTACAGAATCTAATAATGACTGCAGAAACAAAAAGGTCTTTTCAGACCCTTCTCAAGGCCGCAAAGGTATTAGGATTAATTGATAAATATAGCAATACTGGTCCCTTTACTATTTTTGCACCGGTGGAATCTGCATTTGACGTTATACCTGAAGAGGTCATTGAGGAAGCCTTTGGTGATACTCCATACTTAATGGGAATCATAAATTATCATATTGTTGAAGGCAAATACATGCTCAAGGATCTCCAGAAAATCGATTCTCTAAAAACCATAAGTGGTAATGACTTGAAAATAAAACACGATGGTGGTGTTGTAGTAGACACTGCCAGTATAATAGAGCCAGATATCGAATGCAGCAATGGTGTTATTCATGCTATAAGTGACATCTTGATTCCTTGA
- a CDS encoding ATP-binding cassette domain-containing protein, which yields MVAINKIIKAEDLVKRYGELTAVDGVSFHVTEGEIFGFLGPNGAGKTTTMKMIQCVSPKTSGKLEVFGMDVSAHEREIKKYMGVVPQENNLDPDFTVYENLRNYSRYFDIPREEAEKRIEELLVFVQLLEKKNVMTESLSGGMKRRLVLARALLNNPRLIMLDEPTVGLDPQARHLIWDKLQSLKKRGVTIVLTTHYLDEAEKLCDRLVVMDSRKILVDGEPRQIIKDNIGTGVVEVDNHPEIVECLQKNEASYEVMGDIIIIYTNDPMHITEQLSMECAMDKITTRKATLEDVFLKLTGRKLRE from the coding sequence GTGGTTGCAATAAATAAGATAATCAAAGCAGAGGATCTTGTTAAAAGATACGGCGAACTCACAGCTGTCGATGGTGTAAGTTTTCATGTAACAGAAGGAGAGATTTTCGGCTTCCTTGGCCCCAACGGTGCAGGAAAGACCACCACCATGAAAATGATCCAATGTGTTTCACCCAAGACGTCAGGTAAGCTTGAGGTTTTTGGCATGGACGTATCTGCTCATGAACGTGAAATAAAAAAGTATATGGGTGTTGTACCGCAGGAGAACAATCTTGATCCAGATTTCACTGTGTACGAGAACCTTCGAAACTATTCCAGGTATTTTGATATTCCTAGAGAAGAGGCAGAGAAACGCATAGAAGAACTACTTGTTTTTGTTCAGCTTCTCGAAAAAAAGAACGTTATGACCGAATCTCTCTCAGGTGGAATGAAACGCCGATTGGTACTTGCCAGGGCATTATTGAATAATCCGCGGCTGATCATGCTTGATGAACCAACGGTTGGTCTTGATCCACAGGCTAGACACCTAATATGGGATAAACTGCAGTCTCTTAAAAAAAGAGGAGTCACTATAGTGCTCACGACCCATTACCTGGATGAAGCCGAGAAATTATGTGACCGGCTTGTGGTTATGGATTCCAGAAAAATACTTGTGGATGGAGAACCCAGACAGATCATAAAAGACAATATTGGAACTGGAGTGGTGGAAGTAGATAATCATCCTGAGATTGTGGAATGCTTACAAAAGAACGAAGCTAGCTATGAGGTGATGGGAGACATCATAATAATATATACTAATGACCCAATGCATATTACGGAACAACTCAGCATGGAATGTGCCATGGACAAAATTACCACACGAAAAGCTACTCTTGAAGATGTATTCCTAAAACTCACAGGCAGAAAGCTGAGGGAGTGA
- a CDS encoding ABC transporter permease, with protein sequence MRYFQIPELDGRLLKVWLRNKDVFMKNVKLNFLPPFLEPILYLMAMGFGLGTFVDEIGGVSYAQFIAPALIAVSVMYASFFECTYGSYVRMYYQKTFDAIIATPLIIEDVIAGELFWGATRSTINALVMVPVIAAFGLIDLKYAALIVPFAFLGGLLFACIGMCFTAITPNIMALNYPALLFITPMFLFSGTFFPLDVLPEPMQYFALAFLPLTHVVRVIRTLAYGNLEFSLLLDLAWILMASVLFFILSMNLMKRKLIV encoded by the coding sequence TTGAGATATTTCCAAATTCCGGAACTGGACGGAAGGCTCTTAAAAGTCTGGTTGAGGAACAAAGATGTGTTCATGAAGAATGTTAAACTAAATTTTCTGCCACCTTTTCTGGAACCCATATTGTACTTGATGGCAATGGGATTTGGACTTGGTACCTTCGTGGATGAAATTGGTGGCGTGTCCTATGCACAATTTATAGCCCCTGCATTAATAGCAGTGTCTGTTATGTACGCTTCTTTCTTCGAGTGCACCTATGGCTCGTATGTAAGAATGTATTATCAAAAAACATTTGATGCCATTATAGCTACTCCACTGATCATAGAGGATGTGATCGCCGGCGAATTGTTCTGGGGAGCCACCCGTAGTACTATAAATGCCTTGGTAATGGTACCGGTGATTGCAGCCTTCGGACTAATTGATCTTAAATATGCGGCATTAATAGTTCCCTTTGCGTTTTTGGGAGGGTTGCTTTTTGCATGCATAGGTATGTGCTTTACAGCAATCACACCTAATATCATGGCTCTTAATTACCCCGCTTTGTTATTCATTACACCTATGTTCCTGTTCAGCGGAACATTCTTCCCACTGGATGTGCTACCGGAACCCATGCAATACTTTGCACTGGCATTCCTGCCTTTAACTCATGTCGTACGAGTGATAAGGACGCTTGCATACGGTAATTTAGAGTTTAGTTTGCTTTTAGATCTAGCTTGGATCTTAATGGCATCTGTGTTATTTTTTATACTGTCCATGAATCTCATGAAGAGAAAACTTATAGTCTGA
- a CDS encoding DUF5803 family protein, with product MMNRSILLIACFLAVICLSGCADVAKTPIAPNSSMYEYDVFLNGSQLNGSFARTSTFYLSTNSSVKAVNIIDNESLIDIMPLEDLTKTDADILSNIVVIADYAKNTNSSIDLFENYSTQQNVSSLNYTISEKVLKGQKHIYLNFTEPIRGYVAYTMTSSTGQEFLNIAQTPSIVRVVIPEGYTTGNLLIGRARPNPDQIYYDNYGRMNLVWYNIDTEKSSLVNIFETTFNTEIQAPSNILTLIGVKFYKESAPRDLLIAGVILGSLALIVIVDSLKKRRKLRKLREQIEARANGKKPRI from the coding sequence ATGATGAATAGATCAATCTTGCTGATTGCCTGCTTCTTGGCAGTAATTTGCCTATCAGGGTGCGCAGATGTAGCAAAAACTCCAATAGCACCTAATTCTTCGATGTATGAATATGACGTATTTCTTAATGGAAGCCAACTTAACGGCAGTTTTGCAAGGACCAGTACTTTTTATCTATCTACAAATTCCAGTGTAAAAGCTGTGAACATAATTGATAATGAGTCACTAATAGACATCATGCCTTTAGAAGATCTCACAAAAACGGATGCTGACATATTATCAAACATAGTTGTCATAGCCGATTATGCCAAAAATACTAATTCTTCTATCGATCTTTTCGAGAATTATTCAACACAACAAAATGTATCATCCCTTAACTACACTATCTCCGAAAAAGTACTGAAGGGACAAAAGCATATCTACCTTAATTTCACTGAGCCTATCAGAGGTTATGTAGCATATACAATGACCTCATCTACTGGTCAGGAATTCCTCAACATCGCACAGACACCATCGATAGTTCGTGTCGTAATACCAGAGGGTTACACTACAGGTAATTTGTTGATCGGCAGGGCACGACCTAATCCAGACCAAATATATTATGATAATTACGGAAGGATGAATCTGGTATGGTACAATATAGATACGGAGAAAAGTTCATTAGTAAACATATTTGAAACTACATTTAACACAGAAATTCAAGCACCTTCCAACATATTAACACTTATAGGAGTAAAGTTCTACAAAGAATCGGCACCCAGAGACCTTCTGATTGCCGGAGTAATATTAGGATCACTAGCTTTGATAGTAATTGTAGATTCTCTCAAGAAGAGAAGGAAATTAAGAAAACTGAGAGAACAGATAGAAGCTAGAGCGAATGGGAAAAAGCCACGAATATGA
- a CDS encoding MBL fold metallo-hydrolase, with product MKITLLGTGDAPGTPVIGCTCPTCMDAHSGGRSMRTRFSILVESEKGKVLVDTGPDLRTQLLGNGIRHVDGVIWTHTHYDHFAGFAEFHRVQYNVDIFGIKETLDYILDYLHFMHPQRHEVQMYSPFLLIGLEFTLFEVVHPPAKRPVGVMIKEGTKKVVITGDTQRNICSRSLELISSPDLLIADAIVPPTVEVKKHMNSEEALDLAKSIGAKRVVFTHLSHYFAPHEIASKEFPLGFDGMKIDV from the coding sequence ATGAAGATCACTCTTCTGGGTACAGGCGATGCTCCCGGTACTCCTGTTATAGGATGTACATGCCCAACCTGTATGGATGCCCACAGTGGCGGACGCAGCATGAGGACAAGGTTTTCAATCCTCGTGGAATCAGAAAAAGGAAAGGTGCTTGTGGATACAGGGCCTGATTTGCGGACCCAGCTACTTGGTAACGGTATCCGGCATGTTGATGGGGTTATCTGGACCCACACGCATTATGATCATTTTGCAGGTTTTGCTGAGTTTCACAGGGTACAGTACAATGTGGATATATTTGGAATAAAAGAGACTTTGGATTACATCCTGGACTACCTGCATTTCATGCATCCTCAGCGTCATGAAGTACAAATGTACAGTCCTTTTTTGCTCATAGGTTTGGAATTTACGCTTTTCGAAGTGGTGCATCCTCCGGCTAAGAGGCCTGTTGGAGTAATGATTAAAGAAGGTACTAAAAAAGTAGTCATTACGGGGGATACACAGCGTAATATTTGTTCCAGGAGCCTTGAACTTATCAGCTCTCCTGATCTGTTAATCGCCGATGCAATAGTACCTCCAACTGTGGAAGTTAAAAAGCACATGAATTCTGAAGAGGCACTAGACTTGGCGAAGTCGATTGGTGCAAAAAGGGTTGTTTTTACTCATCTTAGCCATTATTTTGCACCACATGAGATTGCCTCCAAAGAATTTCCTCTTGGATTCGATGGAATGAAAATTGATGTATAG
- a CDS encoding ATP-binding protein, with product MADITLDIVELLLTTHIFNKYPELELNDLPKNVRKNYWSREKRTVPRPLSVSNSDIEKLFEIKELKGEIRSLPFIDANDHDFRVRLTAFEVAADWFEKREGALEKIAHNPCLAYYYEKKKLEGVNYADTRSKIKPKEVDREWVESLVNAIAAEEGGDDMLKLVHIKAPEDIVQPLKDLVLTKEQEGEVEKIVKAIQYRDYLNKIGLYDIGKILMVGPPGTGKTSVARAMSERLAIPFVEVKLSMITDQYLGETAKNIDRVFALAKRLNPCILFIDEFDFVAKTRTSDEHAALKRAVNTLLKAIDDISLPRDGVLLMAATNHPRMLDSAAWRRFDEIMNFPLPDEDMRKRILDIITKSISGKFDNFEIAALTKGYSGSDLRMVIRESVLTALIEERTELTQQDMLNAVDSFNERAVMKTDEYSDQV from the coding sequence ATGGCAGACATAACTCTTGACATAGTTGAGCTTTTGCTTACCACTCATATATTTAACAAATACCCGGAACTAGAACTAAATGATCTTCCAAAAAATGTGAGGAAGAATTACTGGAGCCGGGAAAAAAGAACAGTCCCCAGACCTCTCTCTGTTTCTAATTCGGATATAGAAAAACTCTTTGAGATAAAGGAGCTTAAGGGTGAGATAAGGTCACTGCCGTTCATAGATGCAAATGACCATGATTTCCGTGTTCGTCTCACGGCCTTTGAAGTAGCTGCTGATTGGTTTGAAAAAAGGGAAGGAGCACTCGAAAAGATTGCGCACAACCCCTGTCTGGCATATTACTATGAGAAGAAGAAGCTGGAAGGTGTAAATTATGCTGATACTCGCAGCAAGATTAAGCCGAAGGAAGTTGACAGGGAGTGGGTTGAGTCTTTGGTAAATGCCATTGCTGCTGAGGAAGGGGGCGACGATATGCTTAAGCTTGTCCACATCAAGGCCCCTGAAGATATTGTCCAGCCTTTAAAAGATCTTGTGCTCACCAAAGAACAGGAGGGTGAGGTAGAGAAGATCGTAAAGGCCATTCAATACAGGGATTACCTCAATAAAATAGGCCTGTATGACATCGGAAAAATTCTCATGGTTGGTCCACCGGGAACTGGCAAGACAAGTGTTGCAAGGGCAATGTCTGAACGTCTTGCAATACCTTTTGTCGAGGTTAAGCTCTCCATGATCACTGATCAGTATCTGGGAGAAACAGCAAAGAACATAGACAGAGTTTTCGCTCTTGCAAAAAGGCTGAACCCTTGCATTCTGTTTATAGATGAATTTGATTTTGTTGCCAAAACACGTACATCCGACGAGCATGCAGCTTTGAAGAGGGCTGTCAATACTCTGCTCAAGGCCATTGATGACATAAGTCTCCCGCGGGATGGAGTGTTGCTCATGGCAGCTACGAACCATCCAAGGATGTTGGATTCTGCAGCTTGGAGAAGATTTGATGAGATTATGAACTTCCCGCTACCAGATGAGGACATGAGAAAGCGCATTCTTGATATAATCACAAAGTCCATTTCTGGTAAATTTGATAACTTTGAGATAGCGGCTCTTACTAAAGGATATAGTGGATCTGATTTACGGATGGTCATCAGGGAAAGTGTACTTACTGCTCTCATCGAGGAAAGGACTGAACTAACCCAGCAGGATATGCTTAATGCGGTTGATTCATTCAACGAAAGGGCAGTTATGAAAACAGATGAATATTCCGATCAGGTCTAA
- the rimI gene encoding ribosomal protein S18-alanine N-acetyltransferase: MHLIRKAQEEDISGIITIEELSFPVPWPDFLFRANLNNPGFMVYEEQKKIFGYVILGIFMNNAHLLSIAVHPAYRRHRIGSLLLEKCMHLALYYGYETMTLEVREKNLEEQKFYRTHGFKEKEIIAGYYLDDNAVRMQRKI; the protein is encoded by the coding sequence ATGCACCTTATACGCAAGGCACAAGAAGAAGACATATCGGGAATAATTACCATAGAAGAACTATCATTTCCTGTACCTTGGCCCGACTTTCTCTTCAGGGCTAATCTGAATAATCCTGGTTTTATGGTATACGAAGAGCAAAAAAAGATATTCGGATATGTCATACTGGGAATATTTATGAATAATGCACACTTGCTAAGCATTGCAGTGCATCCTGCATATCGAAGACATAGAATAGGATCATTACTGTTGGAAAAGTGTATGCATCTTGCCCTATATTATGGGTATGAGACCATGACCCTTGAAGTCAGAGAAAAGAACCTGGAAGAACAGAAATTCTACCGGACACATGGATTCAAGGAAAAAGAAATAATAGCCGGATACTATCTTGATGACAATGCTGTGAGAATGCAGCGCAAAATATGA
- a CDS encoding undecaprenyl diphosphate synthase family protein, producing the protein MKYIGLFSSVYEKYLFRDLSRTPDSIPGNLTLVISESDLLYENGMDKVRTYILWCLELNIKVISIYVDVLDTEEDLRSAMMASLIDPLSLLMDQLPKEIGFEVYNATGDTVKTRNSSKLMVHMVIDFGGRSEITKAVRNILEDVKTKKISPGRIEEKTIESYLMLKHEPDIVIRAGGKHLSDFMIWQSVYSELFFTDVNWGGFRKIDLLRILRDFRKRQRRYGK; encoded by the coding sequence ATGAAATATATAGGTCTATTCAGTTCAGTATACGAAAAGTATCTCTTTAGAGATCTATCTCGTACTCCAGACTCCATTCCTGGAAATCTCACTCTGGTAATATCAGAGAGTGACCTGCTTTATGAGAATGGGATGGATAAAGTAAGAACATATATTCTTTGGTGTTTGGAACTGAACATCAAAGTTATAAGCATATATGTGGATGTGCTGGACACCGAAGAGGATCTTCGTTCAGCAATGATGGCCAGTCTGATAGATCCTCTTAGCTTGCTAATGGACCAGCTCCCAAAAGAAATTGGTTTTGAGGTATATAACGCCACAGGGGATACTGTCAAGACAAGAAATAGCTCAAAGCTTATGGTTCATATGGTGATTGATTTTGGTGGACGCAGTGAGATTACAAAGGCTGTAAGAAACATACTCGAAGATGTGAAAACGAAAAAAATTAGTCCAGGCAGAATTGAAGAAAAGACCATCGAATCTTACCTTATGTTGAAACATGAACCTGACATCGTAATAAGAGCCGGAGGTAAGCATCTCTCAGATTTCATGATATGGCAATCTGTATATTCAGAACTTTTCTTCACAGATGTTAATTGGGGAGGCTTCAGGAAAATCGATCTGTTAAGAATTCTTCGGGATTTTCGCAAAAGACAGAGAAGATATGGAAAATAA
- a CDS encoding redox-regulated ATPase YchF, producing the protein MSMTIGLAGKPNSGKSTFFKASTLADVEIANYPFTTIHPNKGVTYVRTKCPCTERDHRCGNCIDGVRYVPIELIDVAGLVPDAHMGKGLGNTFLDDLRQAQAIIHVIDAAGSTDIEGNPIEVGSHDPLEDVNFLNHEITMWMVGILKRNWQKISRKIQGENLKIERVLAEQLAGAGVEESQVIEALLITKLDPIITKWNDEEIILLCDKIRLISKPMIIAANKADIAPIQNLDKLKAIGGIVVPTSAAAELALRSASKSGAIKYDLGDSDFSIVAQNLSPVQQKALESIRSFLHKMHNTGIQDCINKAVFELLDLIVVYPVEDEGKWTDKHGKMLPDAFLMKRGSSAHQLAYKVHSDIGDGFLYAVDAKTKMRLGEKHELANGSVVKIVSTAK; encoded by the coding sequence ATGTCGATGACCATAGGACTTGCAGGAAAACCCAATTCTGGGAAATCCACGTTTTTTAAAGCTTCCACTCTCGCAGATGTAGAAATAGCGAATTATCCGTTTACTACTATTCATCCTAACAAAGGAGTCACCTATGTAAGGACTAAATGTCCATGCACAGAAAGAGATCACAGATGTGGCAACTGTATAGATGGGGTACGTTATGTCCCCATAGAACTCATAGATGTTGCGGGCCTTGTACCTGATGCGCATATGGGTAAAGGCCTTGGAAACACTTTTCTTGATGATCTCAGGCAGGCTCAGGCCATCATCCATGTAATAGATGCTGCAGGGTCTACTGATATAGAAGGAAATCCTATTGAGGTCGGATCCCATGACCCACTGGAAGATGTGAACTTCCTCAATCACGAGATCACCATGTGGATGGTGGGTATACTCAAACGCAATTGGCAGAAAATATCCCGTAAGATCCAAGGAGAAAACCTGAAAATTGAAAGAGTATTGGCAGAGCAGCTAGCAGGTGCAGGAGTTGAGGAATCACAGGTAATTGAAGCCCTTCTGATAACAAAGCTTGATCCCATCATCACCAAATGGAATGATGAAGAAATAATACTTTTGTGCGATAAGATAAGACTGATCAGCAAGCCTATGATCATTGCAGCCAATAAAGCCGATATTGCACCAATTCAAAACTTAGATAAATTAAAAGCAATTGGTGGAATTGTTGTACCTACAAGTGCTGCTGCAGAGCTGGCCCTACGATCCGCTTCTAAATCCGGTGCGATCAAGTATGACCTTGGTGACAGCGACTTTTCCATAGTTGCCCAAAATCTAAGTCCTGTACAGCAAAAGGCACTCGAGAGTATTCGCAGCTTCTTGCATAAAATGCACAATACGGGCATTCAGGACTGCATTAATAAAGCCGTATTTGAATTGCTTGATCTGATAGTGGTCTATCCTGTGGAAGATGAAGGTAAATGGACAGATAAACATGGAAAAATGCTCCCGGATGCATTTCTCATGAAACGAGGTTCCAGTGCCCATCAGCTTGCGTACAAGGTCCACTCTGATATTGGTGATGGTTTCTTATATGCAGTGGATGCAAAGACTAAGATGAGATTGGGAGAAAAACATGAGCTTGCAAATGGTTCAGTAGTAAAGATTGTCTCCACGGCAAAGTAA